Proteins found in one Acidobacteriota bacterium genomic segment:
- a CDS encoding ABC transporter permease, whose amino-acid sequence MNWLNKTSAFIFRNWIFSKRSFFSLAELLFWPVIGLLSIGLMADFFQFTKRELGFVLSGSIAMGVLQVTQLDVSYSLLFDIWSKSIKHIFLSPIGVSESLLGSWIVGVVRGFIVFLILLIFSTWAFDFEIPSVIPVIIFLLGLFLSGLIIGANVCILILCFGQRAEITAWSLATLLMLFCGIYYPVDQLPLFFNLFAKIIPITYFLEYFRSFYDFEISSGYPLLKGFSLGILYFIMSLILMRKASHRAKKTGIILRLSE is encoded by the coding sequence TTGAATTGGCTAAATAAAACATCTGCTTTTATCTTCAGAAACTGGATATTTTCAAAAAGAAGTTTCTTTTCTCTGGCCGAACTTCTTTTTTGGCCTGTCATTGGCTTACTTTCTATTGGATTGATGGCTGATTTTTTTCAATTTACAAAAAGAGAATTGGGCTTCGTTCTTTCAGGCTCAATTGCAATGGGTGTCCTGCAAGTAACTCAATTAGATGTCTCCTACAGCCTTCTATTTGATATATGGTCAAAAAGCATAAAGCATATATTTCTCTCTCCAATTGGTGTCTCAGAATCTCTTCTGGGTTCATGGATCGTTGGCGTGGTTAGAGGATTTATAGTTTTTTTAATTCTTTTAATTTTTTCAACATGGGCATTTGATTTCGAGATACCGAGCGTTATTCCTGTTATAATATTTTTACTTGGTCTATTTCTGAGTGGATTAATAATAGGAGCAAATGTGTGTATCCTCATACTATGCTTTGGACAGAGAGCAGAAATCACCGCATGGTCACTGGCAACTTTGTTGATGCTTTTTTGTGGAATTTATTATCCAGTTGATCAGTTACCACTTTTTTTCAACCTTTTTGCAAAAATAATTCCCATCACTTATTTTCTTGAATACTTCAGATCTTTTTACGATTTTGAAATTAGTTCAGGTTATCCACTTTTAAAAGGATTTTCTTTAGGCATTCTTTATTTTATTATGAGTTTAATTCTTATGCGAAAAGCTTCACACAGAGCAAAAAAGACAGGCATAATTTTAAGACTTTCAGAATAA
- a CDS encoding dihydropteroate synthase — translation MIIIGERLNSSRKEVLEALKSKDKEFILKESKQQKEKGAEFIDLNASLLMEKELETLKWAIPIIEKEAGIPVSIDSSDVKVLEKSLEIHQGKAILNSLTIESKKIKYLSGIIKEKKPYIIGLLIDKDGMPNSPEEAYRKTLNFLEIIKHEGIDESEIFIDPLVRPIATNSNIANIFFESLIKIKKSIPELKTVAGISNVSFGLPRRKLINRIFLTISIFNGLDAAILDPLDDEIISTIFSVEALLGKDKNLKNYLLFCRKLKNQY, via the coding sequence ATGATCATAATTGGTGAAAGATTAAATTCTTCACGGAAAGAAGTGCTTGAGGCTCTAAAGTCAAAGGATAAAGAATTTATTTTGAAAGAATCGAAACAACAGAAAGAAAAAGGAGCGGAATTTATTGATTTAAATGCTTCGCTGTTGATGGAAAAAGAACTCGAAACATTGAAATGGGCAATTCCGATTATTGAAAAAGAAGCTGGGATCCCTGTTTCCATTGATTCCTCGGATGTAAAGGTATTAGAAAAATCTCTTGAAATTCATCAGGGAAAAGCTATTTTAAATTCTCTAACGATTGAATCTAAAAAAATAAAATATCTCTCCGGAATTATAAAGGAAAAAAAACCTTACATCATCGGTCTTCTTATAGATAAAGATGGAATGCCAAATTCGCCTGAGGAAGCATACAGGAAAACTTTAAATTTCCTTGAGATTATCAAGCATGAAGGTATTGATGAAAGTGAGATATTTATCGATCCCCTGGTAAGACCAATTGCTACAAACTCGAACATTGCAAACATTTTTTTTGAATCTCTTATTAAAATAAAAAAAAGCATTCCTGAACTCAAAACAGTCGCTGGAATCAGTAATGTATCATTTGGCCTTCCAAGAAGAAAATTAATCAATCGCATTTTTCTGACGATATCAATTTTTAATGGACTCGATGCAGCTATCCTCGACCCCCTTGATGATGAAATAATATCAACTATTTTTTCAGTTGAAGCACTGTTGGGTAAGGATAAAAATTTAAAAAATTATCTTTTATTTTGCAGGAAATTGAAAAATCAGTATTAA
- a CDS encoding GNAT family N-acetyltransferase, whose product MKLLDMLIPEERIEEIKPENRESVIKLIKEVSIFNQAEIKIAIELIDLSIKGNKDYITKVYKSKEEDIWGFICYGKNLLGEGVWELYWIAVNPSFQRKGIAKRLMEHFESEVAKDNGRLILIETSSSSIYRSARKLYESMSYSKTCWIKDFYKPGDDKIIYKKIITKKNKLF is encoded by the coding sequence TTGAAATTATTGGATATGCTAATTCCAGAAGAAAGAATAGAAGAAATTAAACCTGAAAATAGAGAATCAGTTATAAAACTCATAAAGGAAGTAAGTATATTCAATCAGGCTGAAATCAAAATCGCAATTGAATTGATAGATCTTTCGATTAAAGGAAATAAAGATTATATCACGAAGGTTTATAAATCTAAGGAGGAAGATATTTGGGGTTTTATCTGTTATGGAAAAAATTTGTTAGGGGAAGGGGTATGGGAATTATACTGGATAGCTGTGAATCCTTCGTTCCAGAGGAAGGGAATTGCTAAAAGGTTGATGGAACACTTTGAATCTGAAGTTGCAAAGGATAATGGAAGGCTTATTCTGATTGAAACATCTTCATCCAGTATATACAGGAGCGCGAGAAAACTTTATGAAAGTATGAGTTATTCAAAGACGTGCTGGATAAAGGATTTTTATAAACCGGGAGATGATAAAATAATTTATAAAAAAATTATAACAAAAAAGAATAAATTATTCTGA
- a CDS encoding ABC transporter ATP-binding protein yields MKAVEIKNLHKTFFRGLFKKKKTEALKGINLTIEEGEIFCILGPNGSGKTTLINILSTLLLPDKGEVKIFGRDIFKSGNDLKTIINLCSGNPNFPWLFTIEETLRFYGMLYGLKSNKLKEKIKWGMDTFRLWEFADKKFDELSTGTKQRVSLAKSLLNDPKLLFLDEPTVGLDPDIAHKIRKIIKEIHEKNRITIILTTHYMNEAEFLSERIAFLRNGEILFTGTSEELKEKISASTLEEAFIELAK; encoded by the coding sequence ATGAAAGCAGTAGAGATAAAAAATTTACATAAAACTTTTTTCAGGGGTTTGTTCAAAAAAAAGAAAACAGAAGCATTAAAAGGCATTAATCTTACCATAGAGGAAGGAGAAATTTTTTGTATTTTAGGACCAAATGGCTCTGGGAAAACTACTCTGATAAATATTCTTTCCACTCTGCTTTTACCGGATAAAGGTGAAGTTAAAATTTTTGGAAGGGATATTTTTAAGTCTGGAAATGATTTAAAAACAATTATAAACCTGTGTTCAGGGAATCCAAATTTTCCTTGGCTTTTCACGATAGAAGAAACTTTAAGATTTTATGGTATGCTCTACGGTCTTAAATCCAATAAACTCAAAGAGAAAATTAAATGGGGTATGGATACTTTCCGCTTGTGGGAATTTGCAGATAAAAAATTTGATGAGTTATCTACAGGAACAAAACAGAGAGTCTCCCTTGCAAAAAGTTTGCTTAATGACCCTAAACTGTTATTTCTTGATGAACCAACTGTAGGGCTTGACCCTGACATAGCGCATAAAATAAGAAAAATTATAAAAGAGATTCATGAGAAGAATAGAATTACAATTATCCTGACAACTCATTATATGAACGAAGCTGAATTCCTGTCCGAACGAATCGCTTTTCTAAGAAATGGTGAAATCCTTTTCACAGGAACCTCTGAAGAATTAAAAGAAAAAATCTCAGCTTCAACTCTTGAGGAGGCATTCATTGAATTGGCTAAATAA